From the genome of Bacteroidales bacterium:
AAGTATATCAATAACTTTGGGTATGCTTGCCTATTTTTTCTCGGACATCAATGTTAATTTTTATCTTTTTTTCAATTTTTCTGTCGGTTAATCCATTTTTTTTATAGATAAATTTCAAATATTTAAAATCATTAAATATCTAATATTATATATCATACGAAATTTAATTTATAAGGTTATGTACAATAATAATTAATTAACTACGTAAATAATCATATTTGATTAATTTTGCCGTATAGAAATATGAAAGGAAAAAGCATTCAATATATTCCGAAAGCATTTTTGTTTATAATGATATTTGTTGTTATAACAATCACTTCATGTAAAAAAGAAAAACTCATAACGGACTCATCGGCTAAACTGCAATTCTCTACCGACACCCTTATTTTCGACACTGTTTTCACTACCATAGGCTCAATAACCAGGCAGGTTAAAGTATACAATCCGTATGACAATAAAATAAACATTTCCAATATTCGCCTTGCTGGTAATACCAATTCACAGTTTAGTATAAACATTGATGGTGTTGCTACAACCAACTTATCGGAAATTCAAATGGAAGCAAAAGACAGTATATATATTTTCGTAAAAGTTACTGTTGACCCGAATAATAGTAATTCCCCTTTTGTGATTTCTGATTCTATTCTTTTTGAAACGAATGGAAACCTTCAAAAAGTTCAGCTTGTAGCCTGGGGGCAGAATGCCTATTATCATACTCCAAAATATCCAACAAGTAATCCCTGGTATTCGGTTATTCCTTGTGATGCTGTTTGGACAAATGACAAACCGCATGTAATATATGGGTACGCTGTTGTTGACTCAGCATGCACGCTTACAATCAAAGAAAATACAAAAGTATATTTGCACAATAATGCAGTACTATGGATTTACAGGGATGGCAGTTTAAATATTGAAGGTACTCTTGGCAACCCTGTAATTTTCCAGGGTGACCGATTGGAATCATATTACCAGGATGTTCCCGGCCAATGGAGCCGTATTTGGATTTCACGCGGAAGTAAAAATAAAATAGACCATGCCATTATTAAAAATGGAATTGTTGGAATTCATGTTGATACACTTGGTGATAATTGCAACGAACCTGCTTTAAAAATTAGCAACACGATTATTGAAAATATGAGTGCCGCAGGAATGTATTTCCAGGGAACATGGATTGAAGCCGAAAATTGTGTCATTGGAAACTGCGGTCAATACGGAGTAATTCTGAATATTGGCGGAAAATATGATTTTAAACATTGTACTATCGGGAATTATTGGACCCAGTCAAACAGGCAAACACCATCACTAGTACTTAATAATTGGTATGAAGATATAAATGGAATTACCCAATACAGGGATCTGGAAAAAGCATATTTTGGAAATTGTATAATTTACGGCACTGT
Proteins encoded in this window:
- a CDS encoding choice-of-anchor Q domain-containing protein produces the protein MKGKSIQYIPKAFLFIMIFVVITITSCKKEKLITDSSAKLQFSTDTLIFDTVFTTIGSITRQVKVYNPYDNKINISNIRLAGNTNSQFSINIDGVATTNLSEIQMEAKDSIYIFVKVTVDPNNSNSPFVISDSILFETNGNLQKVQLVAWGQNAYYHTPKYPTSNPWYSVIPCDAVWTNDKPHVIYGYAVVDSACTLTIKENTKVYLHNNAVLWIYRDGSLNIEGTLGNPVIFQGDRLESYYQDVPGQWSRIWISRGSKNKIDHAIIKNGIVGIHVDTLGDNCNEPALKISNTIIENMSAAGMYFQGTWIEAENCVIGNCGQYGVILNIGGKYDFKHCTIGNYWTQSNRQTPSLVLNNWYEDINGITQYRDLEKAYFGNCIIYGTVDDELYLDKKSGALFNYNFDHCLIKTKLDTAASFTANCLNCFFNQNPDFTDVSATDYSLNSTSPAINKGALSIANYVPFDILRHNRTTNTAPDIGAYEKE